The Flexivirga aerilata sequence TCGCCATGCCGACCGCGATGCCGCTGGCGCCGTTGACGAGCAAGTTGGGGAAGGCGGCGGGCAGCACGTCGGGCTGCAGCTCGCTGTCGTCGTAGTTGGGGACGTAGTCGACGGTGTTCTCGTCGAGCGAGCGCGTCATCGACAACGCCGCCGGCGCGAGCCGCGCCTCGGTGTATCGCGACGCGGCCGGGCCGTTGTCGAGCGAGCCGAAGTTGCCGTGTCCGTCGACGAGCGGCAGCCGCATGGTGAAGTCCTGCGCCATACGGACGAGGGCGTCGTAGATCGCCTGGTCGCCGTGCGGGTGGTACTTACCCATGACCTCGCCGATCACGCGCGAGGACTTCACGTGGTTGCGGTCGGGGTAGAGCCGCAGCTCGTCCATCGCGTAGAGGATGCGGCGCTGCACCGGCTTGAGGCCGTCGCGCGCATCGGGGATGGCCCGGGAGTAGATGACCGAGTAGGCGTACTCGAGGTACGCCGCTTCCATCTCCTGCTCGACCTCGATGTCGACGATGTTCTGCGCTGAATCGTCGGGGTAGTCGGCCTCGTCACGCCTCTTGCGCGCCATCGTCGCCCTTCGTCACTCTGTGCTCGGTTGTGCGGCGCTCATCTTCCCGCATCCGCGCGCCGGGCCCGGCAGCGACACCCCAACGTGGCGCCTCGGGAGCGGGTCGCTTTGCGGTTTCGGCAACGAAAGTTGCCGGTGCGTCATACCGCCTCCACAGTGGGCGTATGACGACACACGCGCACGACGAGCCGCTCTCGCCCGCCGAACACCGCGCCTACTGGGAGGACCGCTACTCCGGCGAGCGGATGTGGAGCGGCAAGCCGAACGGTCCGCTGGTCGCGGCGCTCACGAAGCGGCCGGCGGCCGGGGAGACAGCGCTCGACCTCGGCTGCGGCACCGGTGGCGACGCGATCTGGCTTGCGCAGCAGGGCCTGCGGGTGACCGGCGTCGACATCGCCGACGCGGCATTGCGGCAGGCGGCGGAGGCGGCCTCGTCGGCCGGTGTGGCCGACCGCATCGAATGGGCGCGCGCCGACCTCGACGACTGGGAGCCCGGTCGCACCTGGGACCTGGTGCTCGCGAGTTTCCTGCATTCACCGGCGGTTTCGGACCGTGATCCGTTGCTCGAACGGGTGATGGAGTGGGTTGCGCCGGGCGGTGAGTTGATCGTGCTCAGTCACCTGCGCGCGCCCGAGTGGCGCGACCAGCACGACATGCATCTGCCGTCCCTGCGGGAGATCGAGGCATTCCTCGACCGGCCCGGGTGGGCGGTCGAGAGCGCCGAGGAGACCATCACCGACCTGCCGTCGCCCGAGGGGGAGCCCGGCACCCGCGTCGACACGCTCGTGCGGGTGCGTCGCGCGGCCGGCTGAGGTCAGACCTTCGCGGCCCGCCAGCCGGCGGCTTCGGCCTCTGCGCCGGAGCAGAACCAGCGCTCGCCCTTGCCGGGGCTGATCTTGGTCTCGTCGTAGTAGCGCTGCCCCGGCACGTGGTAGATCCGCTCGCCCTTGCTGCTGATGTTGCCCTTCACGTCGCAGCCCGCCGGATGGTCGCCCGCCGCGGCGAGCGGTGCCGGGGCGGTCGCCTGCGTGGCCGGTGCGGTGGCGGTCGTGGTGGTGCGGGTGGTGGTCGCGCGCTGTGTCGTCGGGGTTGGCGCCTGTGCCTGGGTCGAGGTCGCGGTGGGCGTTGCCGTGGTTGCGGGAGTGGTGGTCGTGGTGGTTGCGGAGGTCGCGGAGGTCGTGGACGTCTCGGTGCGGGTCGCGGTCACCGTGACGGTGTCTGTCTGCGTGCGGGTCGTCGATGTCGTGGCCGGCGAAGGCGATTCGGCAGACTTTGTGGCGCCGCTCGCGCACCCAGCGATCGCGACCACCGTCATACCGACGAGGGCGGAAGCCGCCCACCTCCCCTTGTCCATGGCGGAAGCCTAGGACTGGTGGTGCACCGGCGTACGCGGTTTGCGCGATGCCCGCTGGACGGATCGTGCGCCATGGCGCACGTTTCGTCCAGCATCGATGGCGAGTGCTCTGCTTCGATGGCAGCGCCTACCTGCGCGGTGCAGATCGCGTGGAATAGCACGCGATCTGCACCGCGGGGGAGTGTCAGCCGTTGACCTCGTCGCGCCAGGCGATCCACTGCTCGACGGTGGACAGGTCGTAGTCGGGGCCGCTCACGCCGATCGTGAAGAGCCGCGCGCCCGCCTCGTGCAGCTGCGGTCCCTCGTCGCTCGGTGCGGGCGGCGGATTGCCGTCGCGGCCGCGACCGCCGACGCCGACCGACACCTCGATCTCGTCGACCGGCCGGCCGATCGCGTCGCAGTGGCCACGCAACACCTCGAGCTTGTGGTGCAGCACCTCGACGTCGGCGAAGGTGTGCCAGATGTTCGCGTACTGCGCGACGAGGCGCAGCGTCTTCTTCTCACCGCCGCCGCCGATCAGCACCGGGATCGGACGCACCGGCGCCGGGTTGAGCGCGGCGAGGCGCGACTCGATGCGCGGCAGCGCCTCGGCGAGGTCGTCGAGCCGGCCGCCGGCCGTGCCGAACTCGTATCCGTAGTTGTCATAGTCCTTTTCGAACCAACCGGAGCCGATCCCGAGGATCAGCCGCCCGTCGGCGATGTTGTCGACGGTGCGCGCCATGTCGGCGAGCAGGTCGGGGTTGCGATAGCTGTTGCAGGTGACGAGGGCGCCGATCTCGATGCGGGAGGTCTGCTCGGCCCACGCGGCGAGCATCGTCCAGCACTCGAAGTGCAGGCCGTCCGGGTCCCCGGTCAGCGGGTAGAAGTGATCCCAGTTGAAGGCGACGTCGACACCGATGTCCTCGGCGCGGCGCACCGCGTCACGGATCTTGTCGTATGACGCGTGCTGCGGCTGGATCTGGACTCCGATGCGAACAGGACGATCAGTCATGGTGTGACGGTATGACATCCGGCACCGCCCTCGTGGCTTTGTGACAGGGTGCGGATGTGCGCGACCGACTTGCCGAGATCCACGACCGGGCGGCGCAGGCCGTCGACCCCGACGCCTGGCACTACCTCAGCCGTGGTGCCGCCGACGGGCTGAGCGTCAGCGAGGCCGAAGCCGCCTGGGCCCACTGGCGATTGCGACCCCGGGTGCTGCGCGATGTCAGCCGGGTCGACACGAGTGTCGAACTCTTCGGGTCGTGGGCGACCCCGATCGGGGTCGCACCGACCGCCTTCCACGGCCTGCTGACCGCCGAGGGCGAAGTGGCCACGGCGGCAGCGGCTCAGCGCGTCGGTGCACCCATGGTGCTGTCGAGCCGGTCCACCCGGCTGATCGAGGACGTCGCGGCGCAGATCGACGGCCCCTGGTGGTTCCAGGTCTACCTGATGCGCGACCGCAGCATCACCGACCGGCTGATCGAGCGCGCGGCGGCGGCCGGTGCCAGCGCGATGGTGCTCACCGGGGACACTCCGTATGTCGGCTACCGAGCGCCGAATCCCGCTGCGGCACGGCCGATCCCGCTGACCGCCGAGCAGAGTCTCGTCAACGTCGCCGACTACCTGCCCGACGACGGCAGCGATCCCTGGGAGTCGATCGACCAGCGACCGGACCAGACGCTCGCCGACATCGACCGCATCGCGCGGATCGCCGACCTGCCGGTGATCGTCAAGGGGGTGCTGCGCGGTG is a genomic window containing:
- a CDS encoding LLM class F420-dependent oxidoreductase: MTDRPVRIGVQIQPQHASYDKIRDAVRRAEDIGVDVAFNWDHFYPLTGDPDGLHFECWTMLAAWAEQTSRIEIGALVTCNSYRNPDLLADMARTVDNIADGRLILGIGSGWFEKDYDNYGYEFGTAGGRLDDLAEALPRIESRLAALNPAPVRPIPVLIGGGGEKKTLRLVAQYANIWHTFADVEVLHHKLEVLRGHCDAIGRPVDEIEVSVGVGGRGRDGNPPPAPSDEGPQLHEAGARLFTIGVSGPDYDLSTVEQWIAWRDEVNG
- a CDS encoding alpha-hydroxy-acid oxidizing protein, translated to MRDRLAEIHDRAAQAVDPDAWHYLSRGAADGLSVSEAEAAWAHWRLRPRVLRDVSRVDTSVELFGSWATPIGVAPTAFHGLLTAEGEVATAAAAQRVGAPMVLSSRSTRLIEDVAAQIDGPWWFQVYLMRDRSITDRLIERAAAAGASAMVLTGDTPYVGYRAPNPAAARPIPLTAEQSLVNVADYLPDDGSDPWESIDQRPDQTLADIDRIARIADLPVIVKGVLRGDDALACLDAGAEGVWVSNHGGRQLDRALPTAVALPEVVRAVGGAAPVLADGGIRSGLDALTALALGAQAVFAGRPVMWGLAADGVDGATEVLGGLTDELRHVMGLAGVNSLAALERSLVAPA
- a CDS encoding SAM-dependent methyltransferase, encoding MTTHAHDEPLSPAEHRAYWEDRYSGERMWSGKPNGPLVAALTKRPAAGETALDLGCGTGGDAIWLAQQGLRVTGVDIADAALRQAAEAASSAGVADRIEWARADLDDWEPGRTWDLVLASFLHSPAVSDRDPLLERVMEWVAPGGELIVLSHLRAPEWRDQHDMHLPSLREIEAFLDRPGWAVESAEETITDLPSPEGEPGTRVDTLVRVRRAAG